GGGGAACGTGGCGCCCTTGTACCGACGGTGGCCGTCGACGCGGCCGACGAATCGCAGGTACGCGTTGCCCGACTGCGACGCCAGGGTGGCGAGTGCGCCTGCCCACCATGACGTTCCGGCAGGATCCTCCAACTCGATCTGGAGGGTCGCCATCGCCGCCTCCTCAGCAGCGGCTCTTCGCCTCATGCGCGTTCTGCGCTCCCGACCAGCTCCCGACTGGCCTCTGTGGTGGCAATCTCCTCCGCGCGCTCCCGCTCGAAGATGAGCTCGTAGTACCTGGCGGCGCCGAACGCGGCGACGCCCGGGGCGAAGATCTGCACGAGCCGCCAGCCGTCCCGCGCGTGGTCGTGCACCACCTCCTCGTAGGCGTTCCGGGCCTTGTCGTGGACGCCAAAGATCGCCGAACCTGAATACTCTCCGAGCCGCACGAACTTGTACTCGAAGCTCCTGGCCATCGGATGCCCTTTCCTTCGCTGACTTCACGTCTGATCGTCCAACACGGTCGCCGGGAGCAGTAGGGCTGTTGGACCCTGTGGTGCGCGGATCGTCGGCCAAGAATCCCCATCGGAGAGGGCCGGACGCCTCCTGTGCTCGGGCTCGCGTCGGCCCATGCTGGAGCCGGCCGGTCGGGTACCGGCCACGGGCAGGGAGGTGCAGTGATGTCGCTGGTTACCGACTATCTGACCGGGCGCGGGGTGGCATTCGAGGTTGTCCCCCACCGGCGCACCTTCACCTCGCTCCAGGAAGCCCGGGAGGTAGGCGTGGCCGCCGACGAGGTCCTCAAGACGGTGGCGCTGTGGACCGGGGGCAAGTACGTGCTGGGGGTGGTGCCGGCGTCGCGGCGGCTCGACCTGCGGCTGGTCTGCCGAGCCCTCGAGGACCCGGCCACCCGGCTGGCGACCGAGACCGAGCTCCAGGCCGACTTCCCCGGCTACGAGCTGGGGGCGTTGCCGCCGCTGGGGTCGTTGCTTGGCGTGCCGCTGCTGGTGGATCCCGAGGTGCTGGACCACGAGGTGGTCGTGTTCGCGGCCGGGACCGAGACCGAGTCGGTCCGGGTCGCCGCCGCCGGGCTGTTCCGGGACGAGCCGATCGCCGTCCTGCCGCTGACCCGCCGTGAGGACCGGGCCGGCGAGGAACCGGTCACCCGCTGATGGACAGCTCCTGACGCGACCACATGCGGGGCAACACCAGGCCCAGCACCTCGTGGTTCATGCCCGCTTCCCGTCGGGCTATGTCGCCGACGTGCTGCAGACCCTGGAGGTGCTGGCCGAGCTCGACCAG
This window of the Actinomycetota bacterium genome carries:
- a CDS encoding DUF4177 domain-containing protein; the protein is MARSFEYKFVRLGEYSGSAIFGVHDKARNAYEEVVHDHARDGWRLVQIFAPGVAAFGAARYYELIFERERAEEIATTEASRELVGSAERA
- a CDS encoding YbaK/EbsC family protein; the encoded protein is MSLVTDYLTGRGVAFEVVPHRRTFTSLQEAREVGVAADEVLKTVALWTGGKYVLGVVPASRRLDLRLVCRALEDPATRLATETELQADFPGYELGALPPLGSLLGVPLLVDPEVLDHEVVVFAAGTETESVRVAAAGLFRDEPIAVLPLTRREDRAGEEPVTR